From Deferrisoma camini S3R1, the proteins below share one genomic window:
- a CDS encoding sigma-54-dependent transcriptional regulator — MKTILVVDDDRSIRRSLLLHLKRRGFRVVTAETAREGLEHLGPDGPDLVLLDLRLPGEDGFWFLDQVRDVRPDTPVVVITAYDDMSTAVEAMRRGAFDHLGKPLDLVHLDTVIRRALDLAALSRRGYAFADAPPPVYDPHTIVGRSRAMKEVYKAIGAVADSPATVLIQGESGTGKEVVARAIHYNGRFRNGPFVAVSCSALAPTLLESELFGHERGAFTGAVQAKPGKFELAEGGTLFLDEISEVPLDVQVKLLRFLQEREFERVGGVETRKARVRVVAATNRDLAELVARGEFRHDLYYRLRVVTLELPPLRERPEDIPLLVSFFLEKIRHELGRSVEVVPEEAMEMLRAHSWPGNVRELENALRRAAVLSPGRVLLPETLRLEDGGRRERLPLYVRPLREVEREHIENVLAYAGYEKKRAAEILGISRPTLDKKIRDYGIDLPTRGPGR, encoded by the coding sequence ATGAAGACGATCCTCGTGGTCGACGACGACCGCTCGATCCGACGGAGCCTGCTGCTGCACCTGAAGCGCCGGGGGTTCCGGGTGGTCACGGCCGAGACCGCCCGGGAGGGGCTCGAGCACCTGGGCCCCGACGGGCCGGACCTGGTGCTCCTGGACCTGCGGCTTCCTGGCGAGGACGGGTTCTGGTTTCTGGATCAGGTCCGGGACGTGCGGCCCGACACCCCGGTGGTCGTCATCACCGCCTACGACGACATGTCCACCGCGGTGGAGGCCATGCGCCGGGGGGCCTTCGACCACCTGGGCAAGCCCCTGGACCTGGTGCACCTCGACACCGTGATCCGCCGGGCCCTGGACCTGGCCGCCCTGTCCCGCCGGGGCTACGCCTTTGCCGACGCGCCCCCGCCGGTGTACGACCCCCACACCATCGTGGGCCGCAGCCGGGCGATGAAGGAGGTGTACAAGGCCATCGGCGCCGTGGCCGACTCGCCGGCCACCGTGCTGATCCAGGGGGAGAGCGGCACCGGCAAGGAGGTGGTGGCCCGGGCCATCCACTACAACGGCCGGTTCCGCAACGGCCCGTTCGTGGCCGTGTCGTGCTCGGCCCTGGCCCCCACCCTGCTGGAGAGCGAGCTGTTCGGCCACGAGCGCGGCGCGTTCACCGGCGCGGTCCAGGCCAAGCCCGGCAAGTTCGAGCTGGCCGAGGGCGGCACCCTGTTCCTCGACGAGATCTCCGAGGTGCCCCTGGACGTGCAGGTGAAGCTGCTGCGGTTCCTCCAGGAGCGGGAGTTCGAGCGGGTGGGCGGGGTCGAGACCCGCAAGGCCCGGGTGCGGGTGGTGGCGGCCACCAACCGGGACCTGGCCGAGCTGGTGGCCCGGGGGGAGTTCCGCCACGACCTGTACTACCGGCTCCGGGTCGTGACCCTGGAGCTGCCGCCCCTGCGGGAGCGGCCCGAGGACATCCCGCTGCTGGTCTCGTTCTTCCTCGAAAAGATCCGCCACGAGCTCGGCCGCAGCGTGGAGGTGGTGCCCGAGGAGGCGATGGAGATGCTTCGGGCCCACTCCTGGCCCGGCAACGTGCGCGAGCTCGAGAACGCCCTGCGCCGGGCGGCCGTGCTCTCGCCCGGCCGGGTGCTGCTGCCCGAGACCCTGCGGCTGGAGGACGGGGGCCGGCGGGAGCGGCTGCCCCTGTACGTGCGCCCCCTCCGGGAGGTGGAGCGCGAGCACATCGAGAACGTGCTCGCCTACGCCGGCTACGAGAAGAAGCGCGCGGCCGAGATCCTGGGCATCTCCCGCCCCACCCTCGACAAGAAGATCCGCGACTACGGCATCGACCTCCCTACCCGCGGCCCCGGCCGGTGA
- a CDS encoding ATP-binding protein, whose translation MVRREICEELLESAAEYPVVTVLGPRQAGKTTLVRMAFPDKPYVSLEDPDVHLAAGADPRGFLRSVGEGAILDEVQRLPALLSYLQGMVDELPTPGRFVLTGSHQPELHRAVAQTLAGRTAVLTLWPFSVGELRHYKPTWDAFELIVKGCFPRLHQENLSPRRFFNGYLQTYVERDVRALVRLRDLSLFQRFLVLLAGRVGQVVNHSSLANDVGVSATTIRNWLNVLQASYAVFEVPPYFQNIRKRVVKSPKLYFTDVGLCAFLLGIHSEQQAFRDPLRGNLYENLVVTEVIKGALNRGVRPEVYFFRDSHGNEVDLVVRHEGTLIPVEIKSSETFSPAFLKGIERFRGLGAGPTSPGFVLYNGDRTFEVGGTRVRNPLHVEHLWQTLTAPPRPG comes from the coding sequence ATGGTCCGCCGCGAGATCTGCGAAGAGCTCCTCGAAAGCGCTGCCGAGTACCCGGTGGTCACCGTGCTGGGCCCGCGCCAAGCCGGCAAGACCACCCTCGTGCGCATGGCGTTCCCCGACAAACCCTATGTGTCGTTGGAGGACCCGGACGTCCACCTGGCCGCCGGGGCGGATCCCCGGGGGTTTCTGCGTTCGGTCGGGGAAGGGGCGATCCTCGACGAGGTTCAGCGCCTGCCCGCCCTGCTCTCGTACCTCCAGGGAATGGTGGACGAGCTTCCGACGCCCGGCCGGTTCGTCCTCACCGGAAGCCACCAACCCGAGCTTCATCGGGCCGTGGCGCAAACCCTCGCAGGCCGCACGGCCGTGCTCACCTTGTGGCCCTTCTCGGTCGGCGAGCTTCGCCACTACAAGCCCACCTGGGACGCCTTCGAGCTGATCGTGAAGGGGTGCTTCCCCCGGCTCCACCAGGAAAACCTCTCCCCCCGGCGCTTTTTCAACGGCTACCTCCAGACCTATGTGGAGCGAGACGTCCGGGCGCTCGTGCGCCTTCGGGATCTGTCGCTGTTCCAGCGGTTTCTGGTGCTCCTCGCCGGAAGGGTGGGCCAGGTGGTCAACCACTCCTCCCTGGCCAACGACGTCGGCGTGTCAGCCACCACGATCCGCAACTGGCTGAACGTCCTCCAAGCCTCCTACGCGGTGTTCGAGGTGCCGCCCTACTTCCAGAACATCCGAAAGCGCGTGGTCAAATCGCCCAAGCTCTATTTCACCGACGTGGGGCTGTGCGCGTTCCTGCTGGGGATCCACTCCGAGCAGCAGGCGTTCCGCGACCCGCTGCGCGGGAACCTGTACGAAAACCTCGTGGTGACCGAGGTGATCAAGGGGGCGCTGAACCGGGGCGTGCGGCCCGAGGTGTACTTCTTTCGGGACTCCCACGGAAACGAGGTGGACCTGGTGGTGCGGCACGAGGGCACATTGATCCCGGTTGAGATCAAGTCCTCGGAGACGTTTTCGCCGGCGTTCCTCAAGGGGATCGAGCGGTTCCGGGGCCTCGGGGCCGGACCCACCTCCCCGGGATTCGTCCTCTACAACGGAGACCGGACGTTCGAGGTGGGCGGGACGCGCGTGCGCAACCCGCTGCACGTGGAGCACCTGTGGCAGACCCTCACGGCGCCCCCGCGCCCCGGGTGA
- a CDS encoding histidine phosphatase family protein codes for MPSRDVPTRILLIRHGSVGGDGVLHGHVDVPLTAQGRAEAEALARGLAGEPLAAVYCSDLCRARETAEILARRHDGLSVTADPALRELHMGRWDGRPVRELLVEDGERLRKWWADLETFRIPGGESLSDLSARAVPAFDRIVARHPGETVAVVAHGGTNRVILFRYLGIPLSRFHVLAQDPACLNRIAIYPDGNAVVEAVNARP; via the coding sequence ATGCCTTCGCGTGACGTGCCCACCCGGATCCTCCTGATCCGTCACGGCTCGGTGGGGGGCGACGGCGTGCTCCACGGCCACGTGGACGTGCCGCTGACGGCCCAGGGCCGGGCCGAGGCCGAGGCCCTGGCCCGGGGCCTGGCCGGCGAGCCCCTGGCCGCCGTGTACTGTTCGGACCTGTGCCGGGCCCGGGAGACCGCCGAGATCCTGGCGCGGAGGCACGACGGGCTGTCCGTGACCGCCGATCCGGCCCTGCGGGAGCTCCACATGGGGCGCTGGGACGGCCGGCCGGTGCGGGAGCTCCTGGTCGAGGACGGCGAACGGCTCCGCAAGTGGTGGGCCGACCTGGAGACGTTCCGGATCCCCGGGGGTGAGAGCCTCTCGGATCTCTCCGCCCGGGCCGTGCCCGCGTTCGACCGCATCGTGGCCCGCCACCCCGGCGAGACCGTGGCCGTGGTGGCCCACGGCGGCACGAACCGGGTCATCCTGTTCCGGTACCTGGGGATCCCCCTGTCCCGGTTCCACGTCCTGGCCCAGGACCCCGCCTGCCTGAACCGGATCGCCATCTACCCCGACGGCAACGCCGTGGTGGAGGCGGTGAACGCCCGGCCTTGA
- the cobS gene encoding adenosylcobinamide-GDP ribazoletransferase → MTRSRFAVAWQFLTVIPLFPAERFEDRELGRAMAAFPLVGLALGAGLVGFHAVLGRALPGLLEGALAVALLAGATGCFHLDGLADTADGLAGGWTPERALRIMKDSRTGAVGAAALTLVIGAKAAGYGLLPEGARVAGLLVTPAAGRAAAVWLAHRSPYARPEGGLGAPYSAHLSGNEVVQATLWAAGAAVVFLGWPGAAALAAVWAWSEVLRRYFRRRLGGVTGDVLGFCVETSEVVFLVFLHAFA, encoded by the coding sequence GTGACCAGGAGCCGGTTCGCCGTGGCCTGGCAGTTCCTCACCGTGATCCCCCTGTTCCCGGCCGAACGGTTCGAGGACCGGGAGCTGGGCCGGGCAATGGCCGCGTTCCCCCTGGTGGGGCTCGCCCTGGGCGCGGGGCTCGTGGGGTTCCACGCCGTGCTGGGCCGGGCCCTGCCGGGCCTGCTGGAGGGGGCCCTCGCGGTGGCCCTGCTGGCCGGGGCCACCGGCTGCTTCCACCTGGACGGCCTGGCCGACACCGCCGACGGGCTGGCCGGGGGGTGGACCCCGGAACGGGCCCTGCGGATCATGAAGGACAGCCGCACCGGCGCGGTGGGAGCCGCCGCCCTGACCCTCGTGATCGGGGCCAAGGCGGCAGGCTACGGCCTCCTGCCCGAAGGGGCGCGCGTGGCCGGGCTGCTGGTCACGCCGGCCGCGGGCCGGGCCGCGGCCGTGTGGCTGGCCCACCGAAGCCCCTACGCCCGGCCCGAGGGCGGCCTGGGCGCGCCCTACAGCGCCCACCTCTCCGGCAACGAGGTGGTCCAAGCCACCCTGTGGGCCGCGGGCGCGGCCGTGGTGTTCCTGGGGTGGCCCGGTGCGGCGGCCCTGGCCGCCGTCTGGGCGTGGTCCGAGGTGCTCCGCCGGTACTTCCGCCGCCGCCTGGGCGGCGTCACCGGCGACGTGCTCGGGTTCTGCGTGGAGACCTCCGAGGTCGTGTTCCTGGTGTTCCTCCATGCCTTCGCGTGA
- the cobT gene encoding nicotinate-nucleotide--dimethylbenzimidazole phosphoribosyltransferase, giving the protein MTERELHNLAAGIRPLAPTDLEAAQARLDDLTKPPGSLGRLEEVAKRLAAIQRTTRPRIGRKRVYTLAADHGVTEEGVSAYPREVTAQMVLNFLRGGAAINVLARHAGAEIVVVDVGVDHDFHGVQGLVHAKVARGTRNLARGPAMTRAQALQALGVGVDLARQAARDRVDLVGIGEMGIGNTTPASAILAAFTGLPPAEVVGRGTGVDDEGLRRKAEVVGRALEVNRPDPSDPLDVLHKVGGFEIAGMAGVCLGAAALGLPVVVDGFISTAAALVACRLAPRAAEYLFLSHLSQERAHIRMVEHLGQEPLLVLELRLGEGTGAALAMPVIEAAARILSEMATFSEAGVSNREDSP; this is encoded by the coding sequence ATGACCGAACGGGAGCTCCACAACCTCGCGGCCGGCATCCGGCCCCTTGCTCCGACCGATCTGGAGGCCGCCCAGGCCCGGCTCGACGACCTCACCAAGCCCCCCGGAAGCCTGGGCCGGCTGGAGGAGGTGGCCAAGCGGCTGGCCGCCATCCAGCGCACCACCCGTCCGCGCATCGGGAGGAAGCGGGTCTACACCCTGGCGGCCGACCACGGGGTGACCGAGGAGGGGGTGAGCGCCTATCCCCGGGAGGTCACCGCCCAGATGGTGCTCAACTTCCTGCGGGGCGGGGCCGCCATCAACGTGCTGGCCCGGCACGCGGGCGCGGAGATCGTGGTGGTGGACGTGGGGGTGGACCACGACTTCCACGGGGTGCAGGGGCTGGTGCACGCCAAGGTGGCCCGGGGCACCCGAAACCTGGCCCGGGGTCCGGCCATGACCCGGGCCCAGGCCCTCCAGGCCCTGGGCGTCGGGGTGGATCTGGCCCGGCAGGCCGCCCGGGACCGGGTGGACCTGGTGGGGATCGGCGAGATGGGCATCGGCAACACCACCCCAGCCTCGGCCATCCTGGCCGCGTTCACGGGCCTGCCCCCGGCCGAGGTGGTGGGCCGGGGCACCGGCGTGGACGACGAGGGGCTGCGCCGCAAGGCCGAGGTGGTGGGCCGGGCGCTGGAGGTGAACCGGCCCGATCCGTCCGACCCCCTGGACGTGCTGCACAAGGTCGGCGGGTTCGAGATCGCGGGCATGGCCGGCGTGTGCCTGGGCGCCGCGGCCCTGGGCCTGCCCGTGGTGGTGGACGGGTTCATCTCCACGGCCGCGGCCCTGGTGGCCTGCCGCCTCGCGCCCCGGGCCGCCGAGTACCTGTTCCTCTCGCACCTCAGCCAGGAGCGGGCCCACATCCGCATGGTGGAGCACCTGGGGCAGGAGCCCCTCCTGGTGCTGGAGCTGCGGTTGGGCGAGGGTACCGGCGCGGCCCTGGCCATGCCGGTGATCGAGGCCGCGGCCCGGATCCTGTCGGAGATGGCCACGTTCAGCGAGGCCGGGGTGTCGAACCGTGAGGACTCGCCGTGA
- the cobU gene encoding bifunctional adenosylcobinamide kinase/adenosylcobinamide-phosphate guanylyltransferase, translating to MARIVFVTGGARSGKSRFAQRLVEAWEGPLLYVATAEVLDDEMADRVRRHREDRGPRWTTLEEPLDLARALAEAEAYGGALVDCLTLWTSNLLGLHGDDEGGLRRARESFYRALDGFSGRVCLVTNEVGAGIVPANPLARRFRDLAGRINQDCAARAHEAYLVVSGLPVRLK from the coding sequence ATGGCCCGCATCGTGTTCGTGACCGGAGGGGCCCGCAGCGGCAAGAGCCGGTTCGCCCAACGCCTGGTGGAGGCCTGGGAGGGGCCGCTCCTCTACGTCGCCACGGCCGAGGTGCTGGACGACGAGATGGCGGATCGGGTGCGGCGCCACCGCGAGGACCGGGGCCCCCGGTGGACCACCCTGGAGGAGCCCCTGGACCTCGCCCGGGCCCTGGCCGAGGCCGAGGCCTACGGGGGAGCCCTGGTGGACTGCCTGACCCTGTGGACCTCGAACCTGCTCGGCCTCCACGGCGACGACGAGGGGGGCCTGCGCCGGGCCCGGGAGTCGTTCTACCGGGCCCTGGACGGGTTCTCCGGCCGGGTGTGCCTGGTCACCAACGAGGTGGGGGCCGGCATCGTGCCGGCCAACCCCCTGGCCCGCCGGTTCCGGGACCTGGCCGGCCGCATCAACCAGGACTGCGCCGCCCGGGCCCACGAGGCTTACCTGGTCGTCTCGGGCCTGCCGGTGCGGCTGAAGTAG